In Patescibacteria group bacterium, the genomic stretch GGTCGCCGTCTGCCCGGCCATGTCCGCCGCGTCGTGAATCCAGGTTCGTTCCATATTACGGGGTGAGTCGGTTAATGAGCCTCGGGAACGGGATGGTCTCGCGGATGTGCTGCACTCCGCAGATCCAGCCCACGATGCGCTCGAGGCCGTAGCCGAAGCCGCTGTGCGGGACCGAGCCGTACTTGCGCAGGTCGAGATACCACTGGAATTGGTCGACGGGCAGCGCGTGCTCCCTGATGCGGGCGAGCAAAGCGTCGTGGTCGTCCTCGCGCTGGCTCCCGCCGATGATCTCGCCGTAGCCTTCGGGCGCGAGCAGGTCGGCGTTGAGCACGCGCGTGGGATCGGCCGGGTCCCGCTTCATGTAGAACGCCTTCACGACGGCCGGGTACTTTTCCACGAAGATGGGGCGGTCGTACTGCTTGGTGAGGATCGTCTCGTCGTCGGCGCCCAAATCGTCCATGTCGCCGATGTCGCTGCCCAGCTCGCGCAGCTTCTTCACCGCCTCGGCATGCGTCATGCGCACGAACGGGGCCTGCACCTTCTTGAGCGGCTCGACGTCACGCTCCAAGATCTTGAGCTCGTGCGCATTCTTCGCGAGCACGTCCGCAACGATGCGGCATATGAGCCCTTCCTGGATGGCGAGGTTCCCCTCGTGCTCCACGAATGCGGCCTCGGCGTCCATCATCCAAAACTCGGTGAGGTGCCGGCGCGTCTTCGATTTCTCGGCGCGGAACACCGGCCCGAAGTCGAAGCAGCGCCCGACGCTCATCACGGCAGCTTCAAGATACAGCTGCCCTGACTGCGACAAGTACGCCTTGCCGAGCTCGAAGTAATCCATTTCGAAAAGCTCGGTCGTCCCTTCGCACGCGTTCGGTGTGAGGATCGGCGAATCGATCTTGATGAATCCCTGCTCGTTGAGATAAGCGAAAGTAGAATTGATGATCGTGTTGCGCACGCGCTGGATCGCCCACTGCTTCTCGCTGCGCAGCCACAGGTGGCGCTGGTCGTGGAGGAAATCCGGCCCGTGGTCCTTCTTGCCGATCGGATAATCGTCCGGCGCGATTTGGATTGCCTTGAAGGAGGTCCCGTCAAGTTCAAACCCGGTCCCGGCACGATCCGGCTTCACCGTCCCCGTGACGATGACCGACGACTCCAGGCGGATGCTCTCAAGGATCGCCCACTGCTCTTGCGAAAGCGCCGCCTTGGAATAGACGACCTGCACGCGCCCGGTCCCGTCGCGGAACTGCAAAAAGAAAATCTTCCCGCTGGAGCGGAAGTTGTACGCCCAGCCTTTAAGCTCGATTTCTTGGCCAACGTGAGCGCCGATTTCGGAGACGGTCGTCGAGGTCATAGCATCCAAAGTCAGCGCAAATTGTAGCGAAAAGACTCGGAAAAGGCAATGAAAAAACTCGGAGTCTAGGGTTGGGGCCCATAGAGATCCGAGCTTTGAGCAGTTCAAATCACAGGTTCACCGTGAAGAGTCGGTTCAGATCAGGGGAAGTGACCATACTTCTCAAATTCCCCCGGCTCGGCATCGAGTTTGTAGCCACCAAGCTGGAGCGCGGGGTGGTCGGCGTTGTGGCCGATGTGCTCATGGTAGAGCCAAACGATGGTGAGACTCTCATCGGTAAAGGTGTACCACATGGTGGAATACTTGGCATAATCCACCACAGCCCACTCCACTGTGGGTTTGTGGTTGTCGGTGTCATGACCCATCAGGCGGTTCTTGCCGGATTTCAGACAGTCCAAGCGTCGCGTAAGAAATCCGCGCACGCGCTCGATGCGGTTCGCATGCATCTCGAAGGTCTGCTCGACTCCCTTCTCCCCTTCCCCTTTGCGGATGCGTAGGGTGAGGAACGTTTGGCGGCCCTTTGGGAGCTCCGGTGCGCTCTTCGCGAGCGCGTCGAACGTTTCTTCGCCGTATCCCCAGCCCTCTTCCTCGTTGGCGATCCGGAACCGATTGATGAGCTCCTCCACCGGCAAGGCGAAGGGGTTGGAGTCCCTAAACGACCGATAGGACTCCAACATTTGGCCGAACAACGACGGGTCCTCAACGATGTTTTTGACCTCCTCGGCCGTCATGTTCGACGCAACGATCACGCGCTCGAACGCCATCCATTCTCCGAGGGTCAATTCTTTCGGAAGGCGAGCCATGTGGCGAGCCCCTTTCTTGTTGCCGCGTGGCGAGTATGAGTCGTCCAACCATCTGAACACCCATGCGAACCATTGTTTGAACGCGGCCATTTATGGCCGAGATTCAGCCCCAAATTACCGCGTTCAAGCACGACTCTTTATTAAAAGAACGACTGCTAAGAGTAGATGAAAAGGAGACTTTTGTCAACCCTTAGACAATGCACGCGGCGCGGAGGGAGTTCGCTGGAATCGTCGGGAAATGGGAGATGATGAGGCTTTCCACGGCCTCGTGGAACGCCTCAAGCGTGTCGGCGGGGAGGTGCGGGCGCAGCTGGTGCTCGAACCGTTCGGCAAGCGCGAAGCGGATGAGCTTGAGCGTCTCGTCCTTCATGGGCCGGGCGGCGAACCATTGCGAGGCGTCGCGCGTGGCGCACCCGTCGCACACCACGCCGCCTTTGGGGGCGTACCAGCGGTAGGAGCCGGGGCGCAGCGCGTCCTTGCACGCGAGGCAGTTGGCGAGCTCGGGACGGTAGCCGATGATGGCGAGAAGCTTGAGCGCGAACGCGGCGAGCAGGAACCCGGCGCGTTCGGCGGAGAGCGCCGGCGCCTCGTCCACGGCCGAAAGGAATCGCTTGAGTTCGTCGTAGAGCACCGGATCGGCCTCGTGCGGCTTGGTGCCGATGTCCACCAGGTGCAATGCGCCGGAAACGAGCGTGAGCTTGCCGGGGTCGGTGTACAGATTCGAGAACGCACGCACGCGATCCGACGCGGCCACGGTGAAATATTGCCGCCCGTCGACCAGTAACAGGTCGATCTCGGCTGGCATCTCAAGGTGCGGCGTCAACTTCGCAAGCGGCTTGTGCCCGCCGCGCGCCAAAAACTCCACCTTCCCGTACCCGTCCGTGAACGCCGAATACCACCGATCGGCTTCCCGGTGGTCCCGCCGCGAAAGCACGACGCCGGTTGTCCGAAAGAGGGTGGCCATCAGGGGGACGTCTTCGCGGGCATCTTTTTCCTCACGACCAAGACCGCCACCCAGGCTCCGGCCATAGACGGCAGCGCCTGGACGGCTTGGTGGAGCCTGTCGTCCGCTGACGCGAGCAGAGATACGGAATATAGCGTGATGAACGCGGCGAGCGAGACGGCTGTCCGCATCTTATGGCCGGGTGCCGTCGCGGTGCCGAAAAAGACGAAACAGAAGGCTGCCAAGCCCCAGACGAGCGCGAGGATCCCCTCTCGGACGAGAAGGTATCTCATAAAGCCGCTCGTCCATGAGACGCCGAACTCCGGGATAAGCCGCGCGAGCAAGAATGCCAAAGGGACGATGCAAATGACGAACAAGCATCCGGCAGAAAGGAAGGCGACGGGAAGGATGAGGACCCATCTCAGGATGCGCGTTGATCGGTTCATAGCCTAGGTGCGTTCGATCCGCCGGCCCAAATACTGCTGCACGATGAGCATCGCCGCGAGCGCATCCTCTTCCGCGTCCGACCCCTCTTCGCGCTGGAGACGGATGCTTTCGGCCGTCGTATAACTTTCGTCTTCTTCGACAACGGGAATCGAGATAGCTCCCTCAAGGGCTTTGATGAACGCGCGCGTCTTGTCGAGCTGCGCCGAGCTGTGATGCCCGCCGGTCGAAAGTGGGACCCCGACGACGATCATGTCGATATCCTCCGCACTGACCCGCTTCGCGAAGACGCGGATCGTCTCCTCCCCACGGTTCGGCACCACGTCGAGCGGCACAGCGACACCTACGGTGCTGTCCCCGAACGCGAGCCCGATCTTCTTGTCGCCGTAATCGATGCCGAGGATCCTCATACGGGCAACGGCGTGATGATTTCCGGCCCATCCTTTGTGACGACGATCGTCACCTCAAAGTGCGATCCGCGCTTGCCATCCGCCATCACCACGGCCCAACCGTCGTCGGCGGTCTTCACGCGGTAGTCGCCTTCGCCAAGCATCGGCTCGAGCGCAAGCACCATCCCCTCCTTGATCTTCACCTTGGGGTGGTGCGGGCTCGTGAAATTCGGCACGTGCGGCGCCTCGTGCACCTTGTGGCCCACGCCGTGGCCCGTGAGCGCGCGCACGATCCCATACCCGTGCGGGCCCACGGACCTCTCCACCGCGCGGGCGACGTCTTCGATCTCCCCGCCGACCTTCACGGCCGCGACCGCGTCCATGAGCGCCTGACGCGTCACGCGAATCAGCTTCGCCGCCGCCGCGTCCACCTTCCCGACCGGAACCGTGACGGCCATGTCCGTGCACAGCCCCTCAAACCAGCACCCGATGTCGAGCCCCACCACGTCGCCTTCCTTGAGCGTGAGGTCGCGGTTCCCCAGGCCGTGCACCACTTCCGCATTGATGGATACGCACACCGTACTCGGGAATGGCGGGTCGTCCTTGTCATTCTGATAGCCAAGGAACGACGGCGTCCCTCCCCCGTCACGGATCACCTTCTCCGCGACCGCGTCGATGTCTTTCACAACGGCCCCCGGCTTCACGGCATCCACCGCCGCCTTCAATGCGCGCGAAAGCAGCGCCCCGCCCCGGCGCAGTTTCTCGATCTCTTCCGGGGTCTTGGTCATGGACATAGCTACCGATCGATTGCCTTCACGATGCGATTGTGGATCTCCTCGACCTCGCCGACCCCGTCGATGCGGCGCACCAGCCCTTGGCCGCCATACACCGCGATGAGCGGTTCGGTCTCTTCTTCGTAGATCCTGAGGCGCTTCTCGATGGCCTCTGGCGTGTCGTCCTTGCGCACATCCATGCGACCGCCGCATTCGCAGGCGTCGCCCGGCTTGCGGCCGTCCTTCATGCTGTACACGGTGCCGCATGTGAAACAGGTCAACCGACCGGACAGGCGGCGCAACGATTCCTCTTTCGGGACCTCGATGACGACCACGTGCGTGGGCTTGTCGAAGGTGAACGCCTTGGCCTGCTCCTTGCTTCGCGGATAGCCGTCGAGAAGATACCCGTTCTTGACATCCGACTGGCCGAGACGCTTGCGCAGTACGCGCGCCGCGGTCTGGTCGCTCACCAGGTTGCCGGGGGCGATGATGGCGTCGATTTCCTTGCCGAGCGCCGAGCCGGTGGCGATCTCGTCGCGCAACAGCTGCCCCATGCTGAACGCCGGGATCCCGAGCTCGCGGGCGACGAGCTTGGCTTGGGTCCCTTTGCCGCTTCCTTGCGGGCCGAGCAGGAGGATTTTGAGGGGGGCATTCATACGAAACCGATGATAGCAGCGTTACGAACCAAGGAACAGCTACTAAACAACGAAACTACGATCAGTTCGTAGTTTCGTAATAGTTCGTTGGTTCGTAACGATTACAGCTCGTACTCCCTCATCGTCAGCTGCGCCTCGATCTGCTTCACCGTGTCGATCACGACCGAGACCACGATGAGCACCGAGGTGCCGCCGATGATCAGGCTCGCGTTCCCGCTGGTCGCCTGGACGACGTTCGGCAATACGGCGACGATGGCAAGGAACGTGGCGCCGGCGAGCAGCAGGCGGTTGGTGATCCACCCGAGATACTGGGCGGTCGGAACCCCCGGACGGATGCCCGGGATGAACCCGCCTTGCTTCTGGAGGTTCTCCGCCACGCGGTCCGGATGGAAGATCACGCTCGCGTAGAAGAAGGTGAAGGCGAACACGAGGACCGCGAACGTCGTCGCGTACACCGTCTGGTTCTCGAACATGCGTATGATCCACTGGGCGGCCTCGCGCACGGCCGGGGTGGTGGCGTTCACGAAGAACTGGGCGAGCGTGGTCGGGAACAGGATCATCGAGATGGCGAAGATGATCGGGATCACGCCGCCGAGGTTCAGCTTGAGCGGGAGGAAGCTTGAGACCGCGCCGGCGAGCCGGCTGCCGCGCATCTGGCGCGCGTATTGCACCGGGATCTTGCGTACCGCCTCGTTCATCACCACGATGGCGACCACGGTGACCACGACCACGGCCGCGAACCCGAGGACGGTGACGAGCTGCGAACGGTCGTACGTGGCGAACGCCTGCGAAAGCCCGCTCGGAAGCCCGGCGATGATGCCGGAAAAGATGATGATCGAAATGCCGTTGCCGACGTTCTTCTCGGAAATGAGCTCCCCGAGCCACATGAGGAACACCGTGCCGGCGGTCATGGCCGTGATGGCGAGCACAACGGTGAACGCCGTGCTGTCGGTGAAGATGGCCTGGCCGGAGGCCTGGGAGCCGAACAGGAGGATGAGGCTGTACCCCTGGAGGAACGCGAGCGGCACGGTGAGCAGGCGGGTCCAGCGGTTGATGCGCGCGCGTCCCTGCTCCTCCTTCTGCATCTCCTCCATGCTCGGGACGATCATCGCGAGGAGCTGGAAGATGATGGACGCGGTGATGTACGGGCCCACCCCGAGGGCGACCACGGAAAAGTTCGTGAGCGTGCCGCCGGAGACGAGGTTCAGGAGCCCGAACAGCTGGTTGCCGCTCGCGAGGCTCGTGAGCGCGTCCGGGTTCACCCCCGGCACCGGCACGTGCGCGGCGAACCGTGTCACCACGAGCAGCGCGAACACGAACAGGAGGCTCTTGCGGACCTCGGGGGATTTCCAGATGCGGCGGATGGGAAGCATAGGGGGATATTTAGAATGTAGGATGTAGGATGAAGGATACCATCCTACAGTCTTCATCCTTCAGTCTTCAGTTCAAGATGCTGCCGCCCGCCTTCTCGATCTTCGCCCTGGCGCCGGCGGACACCGCGAGGCCGGACAGGGTGAGGGCGATGCCGATCTTCCCGTCGCCGAGCACCTTCGCGGGAGCGGTCGGCGAGGAGATGAGTCCCTTCTTGCACAGGAAGGCCGGCGTCACCTTGGAGCCGTCCGCGAAGGCGCGGGCGAGGTCGGAGACGTTCACGGCTTCCACCTCTCGCGCGAGGCTCTTGAACCCGCGGCGCTTCGGGATGCGCATCATGATGCGGCGCAGCCCCATGAGCTTGAGCCCGGCCTTGCCGCCGGCGCGGGCGCGCTGACCCTTGGCGCCCCGACCTGAATACGTGCCGCCTTTGGACAGGCCGCGGCCCACGCGCTTGCCAGCGCGGCGGGAACCCTTCTCAGGCTTGATGGAATGCAGGGTCATCGACATAGGATTGGGGTTAGGCCTTGGGCTCTTCCGTGGGGTTCTCCGCCTTCGGCGAGCGGGCCGGACGGGCGCGCAGCTCGCGGATGGCCGCGAGCGTGGCCTGGGCGATATTGATCTTGTTGCTCGAGTTCATCACCTTTGAGACCGCGTTCGGGACGCCGGCCATCTCGAGCACGATGCGCGCGGCCCCGCCGCACTTGAGGCCGACCCCCTTCGGGGCGGGCTTCAGCAGCACCTCGGCCGAACCGAACTTGGCATGGACCGCATGCGTGATCGTGTCGTTCTCAAGCGTGATGCGCACCATGTGCTTCTTGGCCTGGCGGTACGCCTTGTCCATGGACAGCTGCACGTCGGCCCCTTTCGCGACGCCCAGGCCCACGCGACCTTTCTTGTCGCCGATCACGAGCGCGGCACGGAAGGACATGCGCTTCCCGCCGGCCGTGACGCGCGTCACGCGGTCGAGCGCGAGCGTCTTCTGCTCGAACTCCCTCGCTTCACGGTCGGAACGGCCGCCGCTCCTGCGCGGACCGCCGCGACCGGCACCGCCGCCTTGTCCGCCGCGACCGGGAGCGCCACCGGGGCGCGAGCTTCCGCGCGCGGAGGCGCGAGGAGCGGAGCCGGCGGCGGGAGGCGTTGCGTTGGGTTTCTTGTCGTCCATAGCATTAGAAATTCAATCCGGCTTCGCGGGCGCCGTCGGCAAGTGCGGCCACGCGGCCGTGATAACGGTAGCTCCCGCGGTCAAACACGGCCATGGTGACGCCGAGCGCCTTTGCCTTCTCGCCAAGGGCCTTCCCCACCGCGCGGGCGACCTCGACCGGCTTCATATGTTCCTTTCCGCCGGAGGCGGATCCGCCTTTGGCGGACACGTCGCGATCGGAAGCGGCACAAAGGGTGCGGCCGGCCCCGTCGTCGATGAGCTGCACGTACACGTGCTTGGCGCTGCGCTTCACCGTGAGGCGCGGAGCTTCCTTGGTGCCGCGCACCACGGCACGCACCCGGGCGGCGCGGCGCATGGCGGAAGCGCGTTTCTTCGCAATGAGGTTGGTCATACGGGATTCGCGTTTATTCGGCGGCCTTGCCCGCGGCCTTTCCGGCCTTGCGGCGGATCGTCTCGTCCAAGTACTTGATCCCTTTGCCCTTGTACGGCTCCGGCTTCTTCAAGGAGCGGATCTGGGCCGCGATCTCTCCCACCTGGATCTTATCAGGCCCGCTCAGGGTGATCACGTTCTTCTCCACCTTGGCGGTGATCCCTTCCGGGATCGGGAAATCGATGTCGTGGCTGAACCCGAGCGCAAGGACGAGCTTCTTGCCGGAAAGGGTCACGCGGAAGCCGACGCCGTTCACTTCGAGCGCCTTGGTGAACCCGGCCGTGACGCCTACCACCATGTTGGCGATGTTGGCGCGCCAGGTCCCCCAGAGGGAGCGCTCAAAGACGTCCTCCTGGTCCTTCACCGTGAGCTCCACGGCTTTCCCGCCCTCCGCGAGGGTCACGGACACGGCCGGGTGCACGGTGGCGCGAAGCTCGCCCAGAGGCCCCTTCACGCAGACCTGCTGGCCGTCGATCGTCACCGTGACAGCCTCGGGGACGGGGATGGGTTTCTTGCCGACGCGGGACATATCAGGAAATTTCGCAAATCACCTCGCCGCCGAGCCGGCGGGAGCGCGCTTCGCGGTTCGTCATGAGGCCGTTGGGGGTGGAAATGATGGAGATGCCCATGCCGGACATCACCGGGCGGATCTCGCCGGTCTTCATGTACACGCGGCTTCCGGGCTTGCTCACGCGCCGCAGCGTGCGCAGGCGCGGACGGTCGTGCTCGTAGGCGAGCGCCACGCGGATCATCGCATGCGGGACCTGCCCGGTCTTCTCGACCGAGGACAGGTACCCTTCGCGCTTGAGGATGTTCGCGATGGCCTCCTTGAGGTTTGAGTGCGGCAGCTCCACGACGTCGCGACGCACGGCAAGCGCGTTGCGCAGCCGGGTGAGCATGTCGGAAACGGGGTCGGTGATCATAGGAGGTGGGCTTACCAGCTGGCCTTCGTCACCCCGGGGATTTCCCCGCGGTTCGCGAGCTCGCGGAAGCAGATGCGGCACAAGGCGAACTGGCGCATGAACGCGCGCTTGCGCCCGCAGCGCCAGCAGCGGTTCACCACGCGCGTGGTGAACTTCGGCTTGCGGGCGGACTTGGCGACCTGGTTTTTCGTGGCCATAGGGGGTTTAGGCGTTCTTCTCCTCGATGGGCATCCCGAGCGCTTTCAGGAGCGCCAGGGCCTCGGGCTTCGTCTTCGCGCTGGTGCCGATCGTCACTTGCAGCCCGTGCACCACCTCGATCTCGTCGCTGCGGATCTCCGGGAACGCGATGTGCTCCTTGAACCCCATCGTGTAGTTGCCCTGGCCGTCGAATCCCCTCTCCGGCAGGCCGCGGAAGTCGCGCATGCGCGGGATGGAAACCTTGATGAGCTTCTCCAGGAAATCCCACATGCGCGCGCCGCGCAGGGTCACCTTCATCCCGATCACCATCCCCTCCCGGATCTTGAAGTTGGAGATGGAGATGCGGGCCTTGGTCTTTACCGGCTGCTGCCCGGTGATGCGCCGCAGCGTGGACTCGGCGGTCTCCAGGAACTTGGCGTCCTTGAGCCCCTTGCTCAATCCGACGTTGAGGGTGACCTTGGTGATTGCGGGCACCGCATGCACGTTCTTGTACCCGAACGCCTGGCGCAGGGCCGGGATCGCGACGGTCTTGTAGTGTTCTTTCAATGCCATACGGTTAGCCGATATCCTCCGTTCCGCCCTTCGTCCGAAGGACGCGCACCTTCGTCCGCTTGCCGGCGGTCTCGAGGAACTTGTAGCCGACGCGGCCCGTCTTCCCGCCCTTCCCGACCACCATCACGTTGGAGGCGTGGAGCGGCGAGGGGAACTGGATCTTCTGGCCTTTCCCGCCGGAGGCGCGGTTGCCGCGCAGGTGACGCGTGGCGAGGTTCACGCCCTCGACCACCACGCGATTGAGCGACGGGAACACTTGCAGGACCTTGCCCTGCTTGCCCTTGTCCTTTCCCGCAATCACGCGGACGATGTCTGTGGTCTTGAGTTTCATAGGGGTCTAGAGCACTTCCGTGGCGAGCGAGATGATCTTCCCGAATCCGCGGGCGCGCAGCTCGCGCGCCACCGGCCCGAAAATGCGCGTCCCCTTGGGGTCCTTGGTCTTCGGGTCGACGATGACGCCGGCGTTCTCGTCGAAGCGGATGTAGGTGCCGTCCTTGCGGCGCGTCTCCTTATGGGCGCGCACGATCACCACGTGCACCACGTCGCTCTTCTTGACGGTGCCGTGAGGCGCGGCTTCCTTGACGACGGCGTTCACCACGTCGCCGATGCCGGCCACGTCCTTCTTGTACCCGCCGCGCACGCGGATCACCTGGAGCTTCTTCGCCCCGGTGTTGTCGGCCACTTTCAGCATTGTGCGATGTTGCACCATATCAGGCCTTGTTGATCACGCGCCACCGCTTGTCGCGGCTGAGCGGGCGGGTCTCCACGAACGAGACGGTCTCCCCGGCCTTGTGGACGTTCCCCTCGTCGTGCACCTTGAACTTCCGGCTTTGCACGTAGCGCTTGCCGTATTTGGGGTGCACGACGGTGCGGTCCACCCGGACGACGATGGTCTTGTCCATCTTGTCCGAGACGACCGTCCCGACGAACGTGCGGGCCGTGGTCTTTTGAGGATGTTCCATAACGGGTCGGTTAGGCGGAAGCCTTCTCGGCGAGGACCGCGTTCACGCGGGAAAGGCGCAGGCGCGTCTCGCGCACCTCGCGCACGTCCTTCACCTGGTTGCTCGAGAGCTTGAACGCGCGGTCGCGCAGCCGCGTGCGCAGGATCGCCCGCTCGCGCACGAGCGCCTCGGACGACTTGCCGCGCAGCTCCTTCAATTCGTCGGTACGCTTCATATCGCGGGGGCTAGAGGACGTCGCGGGTGACGACGCGGGTCTTCATCGGGAGCTTGTGCCGCGCGAGCTCCATGGCCTCGCGCGCCACCTCGCTCGTGACGCCGTCCATCTCGAACATGACGGTGCCCGGGCGGACGATGGCCACGTAATGGTCCACCGCGCCCTTCCCCTTGCCCATCGGCATCTCGGCCCCCTTGGTGGTGACCGGCTTGTCGGGGAAGATGCGGATCCACAGCTTGCCGCCGCGCTTCATCGCGCGGGTCATGGCGCGGCGCGCCGCCTCGATCTGGCGCGAGCTCACCCACGCCTCGTCCATGGCCTTGAGCCCCCACGAACCGAACGCGAGGCGGATCTTGCGGGTCGCGACGCGCTTGCCGCGCGCGCGGCCCTTGTGCCACTTGCGATGCTTTACTTTTTTGGGGATAAGCATACGGGGACGTTAGGCGGCCCTGGCTTCGGCCTGGGCGGCGGTCTTGGCCGCGAACTTCTCCCCGCGATTCACCCATACCTTGATGCCGATGGTGCCGTAGATGGTATAGGCGGTCTCGCGGGCGAAATCGATGTCCGCGCGCAGGTTGTGCAGCGGGATCTTGCCGCTCGCGAGCGTCTCCACGCGGGCGATCTCGGCGCCGTTGAGGCGTCCGCCGATGGTGATCTTCACCCCCTCGGCGCCGCTCTTCAGCACCCGCTCGATCGCCATCTTCATGCTGCGACGGAACGGCATGCGCTTCTCGATGTCGGCGGCGATCTGCTGGCCGATCAGGGAGGCGGAGAGCGACGGCTGGGCGATCTCCTTCACGTTCACCGTGAGGTTCACCTTGCGGCCGCGGAAGAACTCTCCCTTGATCTTCTTCACGAGCTCCTCGATGCCGGCGCCGCCGCGGCCGATGACGATGCCGGGCTTCCCCGCATGGACGTTGACGGCAAGGATGCCGCGGCTGCGGTCGATCACGATGCGGTCGACCAGCGCGTCCTTGAGCGCCTTCTTCAGGAAGCGGCGGATGGAGACGTCCTCGCGGAGGTTCTGGCGGAACGCGTCCTTGGACGCGAACCACGTGGCGTCCCAGTCCTTGGTGACGGCGAGCCGGAAGGATTTCGGATGGACTTTGTGACCCATATCAGGTGGTGGCCTTGGCCTTCTTCATGGCCGCCGGCTTTCCGACGGAGGCGGATCCGCCTTTGGCGGGCTTGGCGGGTTTCTTTTTCGTCTCCGGCGCCTTCCCTTCCATCCCCGCGATGGGCGCGAGCGTGACGCTCACGTGGCTCATGCGCTTGCGGATGGGGGCCGCGCGGCCGAAGGCGCGGGCGCGCCAGCGGTGCAGGACCGGGCCGCCGTCGGCCATGATCGACTTCACGTACAGGGAAGAGGCGTCGAGGCCGAAATTGTGCTGCGCGTTGGCGGCCGCGGAGTTGATGAGCTTGATCACGGGGAGCGCCGCCGCCTTTTTCATGAAGGTAAGCTGCGCGATCGCGCGGGCGACCGGCATGCCGCGCACGAGATCGATAATGAGGCGCACCTTGCGGGGCGACACGCGGACGTAGCGGGCTTTTGCGTGGACTTCCATAAGCGGTTACTTCTTCGCGGCCGGGGCGGCCGCAGCGGGCTTCGGCGTGCCGCCGGCTGCGGCGGCTTCGGTGTCCTTCTGGAGCTTGCCTCCGTGGCGGACGAACTTGCGGGTCGGGGAGAATTCGCCGAGCTTGTGCCCGACCATGTTCTCGACGACGCGCACCGGGACGTGGTCGCGGCCGTTATGCACCGCGATGGTGAATCCCACCATCTCCGGCGTGATCGAGGAGGCGCGCGCCCAGGTCTTGATCACCGTCTTGTCGCCGGCCCGAAGCTTCCCCACTTTCTTGAGGAGCTTCTGGTCGACGTACGGGCCTTTCTTGGAACTGCGAGACATAGGGAGTACGGCTTAGGCGCCCACGAACCGGCCCTTCGGGCGGCGGGAGACGATGAACTTGTCCGAGGCCTGCTTGCGGCGGGTCTTCACGCCCAGCGCGGGCTTCCCCTGAGGGGTCTTGGGATGGACGAGGCCGATGGAGTTCTTGGCCTCGCCGCCGCCGTGCGGGTGGTCGACCGGGTTCATCACCTTGCCGCGCACGCTCGGGCGGATGCCGCGATGGCGCATGCGTCCGGCCTTGCCCCAGCGGACGAGGCGGCGGTCCTGGTTGGACGCGCTTCCGATCGTCGCCATGCACTCGCGCGCGACGAGGCGGACCTCGCCGGACGGGAGCTTGAGGGTGGCGTACGCGCCTTCGACGGCCATGAGGGCCACGGAGGCGCCGGCGCCGCGGGCGATCTGGCCGCCCTTGCCGGGCATGATCTCCACGTCGAACACGTTGATGCCGGCCGGGATGTGCTCGAGCGAGAAGCGGTTGCCCACCTTGATCTCGCCCTTCTGCTTGGAACACACGATCGTCTCGCCCACGGGGAGGTCCGCCGGGGCCACGATGTAACGCTTCTCGCCGTCCTGGTACTGCAGCAGCGCGAGACGCGCGCCGCGGCTCGGATCGTACTCGATGGCGATCACGCGCGCGGGCACGTCGAACTTGTCGCGAACCGCGTCGACGACGCGCAGGCGGCGCTTGGCCCCGCCGCCCTGGTGACGGACGGTGATCTTGCCGCTTGCGTTGCGGCCGGCCTTGCGGCGGCGCGCCGTGGTGAGCTTCTTCTCCGGCCCCTTCTTCCCTTTCTTCGTAAGGTCGGCAAAGGCGTCGACGCTTGAGTGGCGGCGACCGGCGGTGGTCGGGTTGTATTGTTTC encodes the following:
- the rplO gene encoding 50S ribosomal protein L15 encodes the protein MSMTLHSIKPEKGSRRAGKRVGRGLSKGGTYSGRGAKGQRARAGGKAGLKLMGLRRIMMRIPKRRGFKSLAREVEAVNVSDLARAFADGSKVTPAFLCKKGLISSPTAPAKVLGDGKIGIALTLSGLAVSAGARAKIEKAGGSILN
- a CDS encoding 50S ribosomal protein L18 translates to MTNLIAKKRASAMRRAARVRAVVRGTKEAPRLTVKRSAKHVYVQLIDDGAGRTLCAASDRDVSAKGGSASGGKEHMKPVEVARAVGKALGEKAKALGVTMAVFDRGSYRYHGRVAALADGAREAGLNF
- a CDS encoding 50S ribosomal protein L6, giving the protein MSRVGKKPIPVPEAVTVTIDGQQVCVKGPLGELRATVHPAVSVTLAEGGKAVELTVKDQEDVFERSLWGTWRANIANMVVGVTAGFTKALEVNGVGFRVTLSGKKLVLALGFSHDIDFPIPEGITAKVEKNVITLSGPDKIQVGEIAAQIRSLKKPEPYKGKGIKYLDETIRRKAGKAAGKAAE
- a CDS encoding 30S ribosomal protein S8 gives rise to the protein MITDPVSDMLTRLRNALAVRRDVVELPHSNLKEAIANILKREGYLSSVEKTGQVPHAMIRVALAYEHDRPRLRTLRRVSKPGSRVYMKTGEIRPVMSGMGISIISTPNGLMTNREARSRRLGGEVICEIS
- a CDS encoding type Z 30S ribosomal protein S14, coding for MATKNQVAKSARKPKFTTRVVNRCWRCGRKRAFMRQFALCRICFRELANRGEIPGVTKASW
- a CDS encoding 50S ribosomal protein L5; the protein is MALKEHYKTVAIPALRQAFGYKNVHAVPAITKVTLNVGLSKGLKDAKFLETAESTLRRITGQQPVKTKARISISNFKIREGMVIGMKVTLRGARMWDFLEKLIKVSIPRMRDFRGLPERGFDGQGNYTMGFKEHIAFPEIRSDEIEVVHGLQVTIGTSAKTKPEALALLKALGMPIEEKNA
- the rplX gene encoding 50S ribosomal protein L24 — protein: MKLKTTDIVRVIAGKDKGKQGKVLQVFPSLNRVVVEGVNLATRHLRGNRASGGKGQKIQFPSPLHASNVMVVGKGGKTGRVGYKFLETAGKRTKVRVLRTKGGTEDIG
- a CDS encoding 50S ribosomal protein L14 encodes the protein MVQHRTMLKVADNTGAKKLQVIRVRGGYKKDVAGIGDVVNAVVKEAAPHGTVKKSDVVHVVIVRAHKETRRKDGTYIRFDENAGVIVDPKTKDPKGTRIFGPVARELRARGFGKIISLATEVL
- a CDS encoding 30S ribosomal protein S17 — encoded protein: MEHPQKTTARTFVGTVVSDKMDKTIVVRVDRTVVHPKYGKRYVQSRKFKVHDEGNVHKAGETVSFVETRPLSRDKRWRVINKA
- a CDS encoding 50S ribosomal protein L16; translation: MLIPKKVKHRKWHKGRARGKRVATRKIRLAFGSWGLKAMDEAWVSSRQIEAARRAMTRAMKRGGKLWIRIFPDKPVTTKGAEMPMGKGKGAVDHYVAIVRPGTVMFEMDGVTSEVAREAMELARHKLPMKTRVVTRDVL
- a CDS encoding 30S ribosomal protein S3, translated to MGHKVHPKSFRLAVTKDWDATWFASKDAFRQNLREDVSIRRFLKKALKDALVDRIVIDRSRGILAVNVHAGKPGIVIGRGGAGIEELVKKIKGEFFRGRKVNLTVNVKEIAQPSLSASLIGQQIAADIEKRMPFRRSMKMAIERVLKSGAEGVKITIGGRLNGAEIARVETLASGKIPLHNLRADIDFARETAYTIYGTIGIKVWVNRGEKFAAKTAAQAEARAA